The following coding sequences lie in one Xyrauchen texanus isolate HMW12.3.18 chromosome 25, RBS_HiC_50CHRs, whole genome shotgun sequence genomic window:
- the LOC127619021 gene encoding uncharacterized protein LOC127619021 translates to MSKRKYKLYLEPKSRVTFPCARLKRGHLDVADGSGDADVETMSPSGDIQLDPDDTANMVLAFTGDHIDQGDRINPHLSTADVETMSPSGDLRLQLDPDVTANMMSSSGHFLLTSELQPSDMAQQFSCDSSSEGSVSEVDSEIPDIPEDDPFRQIGFDTDMDSVLMSAGTTTKAEALLMVMSHAARHNITGTQLHDLLQLINTLFGKEVLPRSKYLFNKVFKNNSDIVEFHFYCKTCKVYIGTKEDIQDKNIAQCAICSASIEISSLNSASFLSTYQLHLKSRRCLKILRFKTA, encoded by the exons ATGTCAAAACGCAAGTACAAATTGTACTTAGAGCCTAAGAGCAGAGTTACATTTCCCTGTGCAAGACTGAAAAGAGGACATTTGGAT GTGGCAGATGGTTCAGGAGATGCAGATGTTGAG ACCATGTCTCCATCTGGCGATATTCAGCTGGATCCAGATGACACGGCCAACATG GTTTTGGCTTTCACCGGTGACCACATAGATCAAGGGGACAGAATCAATCCACACCTGAGCACTGCAGATGTTGAG ACAATGTCTCCATCTGGCGATCTTCGTCTTCAGCTGGATCCAGATGTCACGGCCAACATG ATGTCTTCATCTGGTCACTTTCTGCTTACATCTGAGCTGCAACCAAGTGACATGGCCCAGCAGTTTAGTTGTGATTCATCATCTGAAGGCAGTGTTTCTGAAGTTGATTCGGaaattccagatattccagaagatgatccattcagacagatAGGTTTTGATACAGACATGGATTCAGTACTAATGTCAGCAGGTACAACGACAAAGGCTGAGGCACTGCTCATGGTGATGAGTCATGCAGCCAGACATAATATAACAGGGACACAACTTCATGACTTATTACAGCTCATAAATACTCTGTTTGGCAAAGAGGTGTTACCCAGATCAAAATATTTGTTCAATAAGGTCTTTAAAAACAACTCCGACATTGTGGAGTTCCACTTCTACTGCAAAACCTGTAAAGTATACATTGGCACAAAAGAAGACatacaagacaaaaacattgCACAGTGTGCAATCTGTAGTGCTTCAATTGAAATCAGTTCCTTGAACAGTGCAAGCTTTTTATCAACATACCAATTGCACCTCAAATCCAGACGCTGCTTGAAAATCCTCAGATTCAAAACAGCATGA
- the tfcp2 gene encoding transcription factor CP2, whose amino-acid sequence MAWALKLPLADEVIESGLVQDFDASLSGIGQELGAGAYSMSDVLALPIFKQEESNLPPESDNKILPFQYVLCAATSPAVKLHDETLTYLNQGQSYEIRMLDNRKMGELPEINSKMVKSIIRVVFHDRRLQYTEHQQLEGWRWNRPGDRILDLDIPMSVGVVDPRANPTQLNTVEFLWDPSKRTSVFIQVHCISTEFTMRKHGGEKGVPFRVQIDTFKENEAGEYTEHLHSASCQIKVFKPKGADRKQKTDREKMEKRAPQEKEKYQPSYETTILTECSPWPEISYVNNSPSPGFNSTHNSFPVTEGNGSPNHQPEPVALLADLSCHLLRRDSESNQNLLPTATPQEAQQWLHRNRFSPFCRLFTNFSGADLLKLTREDVIQICGPADGIRLFNALKGRVVRPRLTIYVCQESQQTREQQQKHENGDGTGNTFFVYHAIYLEELTAVELTEKLAQLFSISPRQISQIFKQGPTGIHVLVSDEMIQNFQDEMCFVLDTMKAETNDGYHIILK is encoded by the exons ATGGCTTGGGCTTTGAAACTACCTCTGGCCGATGAGGTGATCGAGTCTGGTCTGGTCCAGGACTTTGATGCTAGTCTGTCAGGAATCGGGCAAGAGCTTGGAGCTGGTGCTTACAGCATGAG TGATGTGCTAGCTCTTCCCATCTTCAAGCAGGAGGAGTCTAACTTGCCTCCAGAAAGTGACAATAAGATCCTTCCCTTCCAGTATGTATTGTGTGCCGCCACCTCTCCTGCTGTCAAACTACATGATGAGACGCTCACCTACCTCAATCAAG GACAGTCTTATGAGATTCGAATGCTAGACAATCGGAAAATGGGAGAGCTTCCTGAGATCAATAGCAAAATGGTTAAG AGCATCATCCGTGTTGTGTTTCATGACCGTCGTCTTCAGTACACTGAACACCAGCAGTTGGAGGGATGGCGCTGGAACAGACCGGGAGACAGAATCCTTGATTTAG ATATCCCGATGTCGGTGGGGGTGGTTGATCCCAGAGCAAACCCTACACAGCTCAACACAGTGGAGTTCCTCTGGGACCCCTCAAAGAGGACCTCTGTGTTTATTCAG GTGCACTGTATCAGCACAGAGTTCACTATGCGCAAGCATGGAGGAGAGAAAGGAGTGCCATTTCGTGTGCAGATCGACACTTTCAAGGAGAACGAGGCCGGAGAATACACTGAACACCTGCATTCCGCCAGCTGCCAAATCAAAGTTTTTAAG CCTAAGGGTGCAGACAGAAAAcagaagacagacagagaaaaaaTGGAGAAACGTGCACCACAAGAAAAGGAGAAATACCAGCCTTCATATGAAACCACTATTCTCACCGAG TGCTCTCCATGGCCTGAGATTTCATACGTCAACAACTCCCCATCACCAGGTTTCAACAGCACCCACAACAGCTTTCCTGTGACTGAAGG AAATGGTTCACCCAATCACCAACCGGAGCCTGTTGCACTGTTAGCAGAT TTGTCGTGCCATCTACTTAGAAGAGACAGTGAAAGCAATCAG AATCTGTTGCCCACGGCAACGCCACAGGAAGCACAGCAGTGGCTCCATAGAAACCGTTTTTCACCATTCTGCCGTCTCTTCACAAACTTCTCGG GGGCTGACCTGCTCAAACTAACACGGGAGGATGTGATTCAGATCTGTGGCCCTGCTGATGGTATTCGGCTATTTAATGCATTGAAAGGACG GGTGGTTCGTCCAAGGCTTACTATTTATGTGTGCCAAGAGTCCCAGCAGACTCGTGAACAACAGCAGAAACATGAGAACGGAGACGGAACCGGCAACACCTTCTTTG TGTATCACGCCATCTATCTGGAGGAGTTAACTGCTGTGGAACTGACGGAAAAGTTGGCTCAGCTCTTCAGCATCTCTCCACGCCAGATCAGTCAGATCTTCAAGCAGGGACCCACTGGTATCCATGTGCTAGTCAGTGATGAG ATGATTCAGAACTTTCAAGATGAGATGTGTTTTGTCCTGGACACAATGAAAG CTGAAACAAATGATGGCTATCACATAATTTTGAAGTGA